One window from the genome of Nicotiana tomentosiformis chromosome 5, ASM39032v3, whole genome shotgun sequence encodes:
- the LOC104099300 gene encoding pentatricopeptide repeat-containing protein At4g19440, chloroplastic — translation MDVRRLKIPKTIAIFSHIKRPLTCVISTASSDQISETLHQTPSKQPNPSSESKQQKVFDLNLRKWVTSVLSNPHVDSLKIKDLLTHLTPQQFDAIFLEIHSSLKPLNALKFFHLASGSYGFSFSVQSYCTLFRLLVASNHDDAARLLLIRLIDGKLPALFDCPQQKHVEVAVSLAELSRLSDFGVAVRTFDLLVHLCCTQFKNVGFDAALDVFRSLASRGLYPSLKTCNFLLSSLVKENELWKSYEVFGVLKDGVKPDVYLFSTEINAFCKGGRVDEAKELFRKMENMGVMPNVVTYNNLIHGLCRNGNLEDAFCLKEEMILNGVKPSIVTYSIIINCLMKLEKYDEADCVLKEMSNKGLVPNEVMYNTIINGHCSAGNIQKALKVRDEMLRKGILPNSITCNSLIKGFCKVNQASQAEELLEEMLLHGLSVNPGSFNNVILVLCTNSRFFSALRFTKEMILRSLKPNDGLLTTLIGGLCKEGKHSEAVELWHMLLMKGLTANTVTSNALIHGLCEAGNIQEAVRMLKAMLDSGVQIDSMTYNTLICAFCKDGNLDGAFVLREEMVKQGSAPDISTYNVLLHGLGEKGKIDEALLLWDECRSKGLVCDIYTYGALINGLCKADKLGKGRDLFHEMLRQGLVPNIIVYNTLIGANCRNGNVTEALKLRDDMRSRGILPNVVTYSSLIHGMSNIGLMEDAMNLTDGMRTEGVPPDVVCYTALIGGYCKLGQMDKVRSILQEMSSHNIQPNKITYTVIIDGYCQAGKVKVAKEFFAEMVQKGITPDSVTYNVLTKGFLKEGEVEEAFSLLDRISLTGVGLDEVAYTSLVNLLPRRSASANQE, via the coding sequence ATGGACGTAAGAAGATTGAAAATTCCCAAAACGATTGCTATATTTTCACATATCAAACGTCCTTTGACCTGTGTGATTTCTACTGCTTCTTCAGATCAAATTAGTGAGACATTACATCAAACACCTTCTAAGCAGCCTAACCCCAGCTCAGAAAGTAAACAGCAAAAGGTATTTGATTTGAATTTGCGCAAATGGGTTACTTCAGTTCTCTCAAACCCACATGTAGATTCGTTAAAGATTAAAGATTTGCTGACCCATCTGACTCCACAGCAGTTTGATGCTATTTTCTTGGAAATTCATTCATCTTTAAAACCATTGAATGCTTTGAAATTTTTCCATCTAGCGTCCGGTTCTTATGGTTTTAGTTTCAGTGTTCAATCTTATTGTACTCTGTTTCGTTTGCTCGTTGCCTCGAATCATGATGATGCAGCTAGGTTGCTTTTGATAAGGTTAATTGATGGGAAACTACCTGCATTGTTTGATTGTCCCCAACAAAAGCATGTAGAGGTAGCTGTTTCTTTAGCGGAGTTAAGTCGCCTGTCTGATTTTGGTGTTGCTGTTAGGACATTTGATCTTTTGGTTCATCTATGTTGTACCCAATTCAAGAATGTTGGGTTTGATGCTGCATTGGATGTATTCAGGTCATTGGCGAGTAGGGGGTTGTATCCTTCTTTGAAAACTTGTAACTTTTTGTTGAGTTCTCTTGTGAAAGAGAATGAGCTTTGGAAGAGTTATGAGGTTTTTGGAGTTTTGAAGGATGGTGTTAAACCTGATGTTTACTTGTTTAGCACTGAGATTAATGCTTTTTGTAAAGGAGGGAGGGTGGACGAAGCGAAGGAGTTGTTTCGAAAGATGGAAAACATGGGTGTCATGCCAAATGTTGTCACTTATAATAACCTCATTCACGGGCTTTGCAGGAATGGTAATTTAGAAGATGCCTTCTGTCTGAAGGAAGAAATGATATTAAATGGTGTAAAGCCAAGTATCGTCACTTATAGCATAATTATTAATTGTCTGATGAAACTTGAGAAATATGATGAAGCTGATTGTGTGTTGAAAGAAATGTCAAACAAGGGGCTTGTTCCAAATGAGGTGATGTACAATACCATCATTAATGGCCATTGCTCAGCAGGAAATATCCAGAAAGCTTTAAAGGTAAGGGATGAAATGTTAAGAAAAGGAATTCTCCCCAACTCGATTACTTGCAATTCACTGATCAAAGGCTTTTGTAAGGTAAATCAAGCTAGTCAAGCTGAAGAACTCTTAGAGGAGATGTTATTACATGGATTGAGCGTAAATCCTGGTTCATTTAATAATGTTATCCTTGTATTGTgtacaaattctaggtttttttctGCACTACGGTTTACTAAGGAAATGATATTAAGGAGTTTGAAACCAAATGATGGGTTGCTGACCACATTAATTGGTGGTCTTTGCAAGGAAGGGAAGCATTCAGAAGCAGTTGAGCTTTGGCATATGCTGCTGATGAAAGGGCTCACGGCCAATACAGTGACCTCAAATGCTCTAATTCATGGGCTTTGTGAAGCTGGTAACATACAAGAGGCTGTTCGGATGCTGAAAGCGATGCTAGATAGTGGTGTTCAAATAGATAGCATGACGTATAATACTCTTATATGTGCATTTTGCAAAGACGGAAACTTAGATGGTGCCTTTGTGTTGAGAGAAGAAATGGTAAAGCAAGGAAGTGCACCTGACATTTCAACTTACAATGTGCTGCTACATGGGCTTGGTGAGAAGGGTAAAATAGATGAAGCCCTGTTGCTATGGGATGAATGTCGAAGCAAGGGACTTGTCTGTGATATTTATACCTATGGGGCCTTAATAAATGGTTTGTGCAAAGCTGATAAACTTGGAAAGGGCAGAGACCTTTTCCATGAGATGCTCAGACAAGGCTTAGTCCCAAATATAATTGTTTATAACACCCTTATTGGAGCTAATTGTAGAAACGGGAATGTGACAGAAGCCCTTAAACTTCGCGATGACATGAGAAGTAGGGGTATTCTACCAAATGTTGTCACTTATTCCTCTCTCATACATGGCATGAGCAATATCGGGCTTATGGAGGACGCGATGAACCTTACTGATGGAATGCGTACGGAGGGAGTTCCACCTGATGTTGTTTGTTATACGGCATTGATTGGAGGTTATTGTAAATTGGGTCAGATGGATAAAGTGAGGAGCATTTTGCAGGAAATGTCATCACACAATATACAACCTAATAAGATAACTTATACAGTCATTATTGATGGGTATTGCCAAGCTGGTAAAGTTAAAGTAGCTAAGGAGTTTTTCGCCGAGATGGTACAGAAGGGAATTACTCCTGATTCTGTCACCTATAACGTTTTGACGAAGGGGTTTCTGAAGGAAGGGGAAGTAGAAGAAGCCTTTTCACTTTTAGATCGTATTTCCCTTACAGGAGTTGGTTTAGATGAAGTTGCATATACTTCTTTAGTTAATTTGCTTCCCCGGAGATCGGCAAGCGCGAACCAAGAATGA
- the LOC138893044 gene encoding uncharacterized protein has product MQKAYESLEWVFIEQILIGLTFPDKFIRWIMSCLKTVSYSILVNGMLSIPFDAKKDLRQGDPLSPSCLRDVITVKLMYDCVQQFSLASGLIVNKVKSSIFFGGVPEDIKIEVVSLLDFPQGALPTFWSQNFALLKKIITLVETVCKKFLWAGGKDLSKKALLSWDKVCLPKSAGGLNVTDIALWNKTSICKHYRNLCKKKR; this is encoded by the exons ATGCAAAAGGCGTATGAATCCTTGGAGTGGGTGTTCATAGAACAAATACTTATTGGGTTGACTTTTCCTGATAAATTTATTAGATGGATCATGAGTTGCTTGAAGACAGTGTCTTACTCTATTCTTGTTAATGGGATGCTCAGTATACCATTTGATGCCAAGAAAGACCTGAGGCAAGGGGATCCATTATCCCCTTCTTGTTT GCGTGATGTGATAACAGTCAAACTGATGTATGACTGTGTCCAACAGTTTTCATTGGCTTCAGGATTGATAGTTAACAAAGTCAAAAGCTCAATCTTCTTTGGAGGGGTGCCCGAGGATATTAAAATAGAGGTTGTTAGCTTGCTGGACTTTCCTCAAGGAGCACTTCCG ACTTTCTGGTCACAAAATTTTGCATTGCTTAAGAAGATTATTACATTGGTTGAGACTGTATGCAAGAAGTTTTTGTGGGCAGGTGGAAAGGACTTGAGCAAGAAAGCTTTATTGTCTTGGGACAAAGTGTGTTTACCTAAGTCTGCTGGTGGACTAAATGTGACAGATATAGCATTGTGGAATAAAACATCAATTTGTAAGCATTATCGGAATCTCTGTAAGAAGAAAAGATAA